The following is a genomic window from Methylomarinum vadi.
CCTCAAGGCTCTGGAAGAAGCTAACGTGCTGAATCAATGGTTGCAGCTTAACAATCAGGAAAGCGCATTGAAACGCAGGCTCAAGGACGCCGAAGCCGAGCTGGACGCTTTAAGCTACGCCCACTATCCGAAACTGCGCGAAGCCGACATCAAGACGCTGGCCGTGGACGACAAATGGCTGGCCGAGCTGGACAAGCGCATCCACGGCGAAATGGACCGCATCAGCCAGGCCCTGACCCGTCGCGTCAAGGAACTGGCCGAACGCTACGAAACGCCGCTGCCCACACTGAACGACCGCGTCGCTGAATTGGAAACCAAGGTCAACCAACATCTGCAGAAGATGGGGTTCGCATGGAATTGAAGGAGGCGAGCGCCCGGTATTTGGCCGATGCCGGAGAGCTGGTGCCGAAGGGATATAAACAGACCGAGGTCGGATTGATTCCGGAGGATTGGGAAATTAAGTTGCTCCATGAATTTGCTGTAATCAAGACTGGACCTTTTGGAACTCTTCTTAAAGCTTCGGAATATTCCGCGTCCGATGATGGTGTTCCATTAATATCAGTCGGGGAGATTCGAGAAGGATTCCTAGGAATCACGGAGGAAACACCTCGTGTATCAGAGTTAATTGTTAAACGGTTACCGCAATTTGTATTGAAATGTGGAGATATTGTTTTTGGCAGAAAAGGTGGGGTAGACCGTTCAGCAGTTATTCAACAAAAGGAAGATGGATGGTTTCTTGGATCAGATGGAATAAATGTTCGAATTGCTAATAGTTGCTACGATAAGTATTTAGGGTTTCAATTTCAAAGTTCTCGGATCAAAGGATGGCTTCTACAGCACGCGATTGGAACGACCATGCCATCTTTAAATCAAAATATCCTTAGAAATGTTATTGTACCAATTCCACCTACCTTAACCGAACAAGAAGCCATCGCCGAGGCGTTGAGCGATGTGGATGCGCTGCTCGAATCGCTGGAGCAACTGATCGCCAAAAAGCGCCTGATCAAACAAGGCGCCATGCAGGAATTGCTGACCGGAAAGAAGCGTTTGCCGGGGTTTAGTGGGGAGTGGGAGGTTAAGCGATTGGGTGATGTACTCGATAAAATAGTTGGTGGGGGAACACCAAGCAGATCGAATCCAAAATATTGGGGTAATCAAATTCCTTGGGCTACAGTAAAGGATTTTGCATCCTTTCATCCATATCACACACAAGAAAATATCTCTTCTGAAGGACTTATCAATAGCTCGTCAAATCTAATTCCAAAGGGAACATTGATTACGTCAACGAGGATGGCTTTGGGAAAAGCGATAATTTACGAAGTGGATGTAGCAATTAATCAAGACCTTAAGGCACTTTTCACAAAGCGGTATGTGAATATAAAATTTCTTTATTATTGGTTTGAATTAAATGCTTTGAAAATTGACGAGCTAGGTAGCGGTAGTACTGTAAAAGGGATTTCGTTGCCTGATTTGAAAGCTATGGAGTTTTATCTTCCTTTACAAGAAGAACAAGCCGCCATAGCCAAAGTCCTCAGCGACATGGCCGCCGAAATCGCCGCGCTGGAAAGCAAGCTGGCCAAGGCGCGACAACTCAAGCAAGGCATGATGCAGGAACTGCTGAGCGGCCGGATTCGGCTGGTGTGAGCGGCAGACAGAGACCCTTGTTCCCACGCGCCGCGCACCCGCGGGGCATAAATAGGAACACAGTCAGTACCGCGCCAGCGGTGCAAATGCCGAGGTAGTCCTCCTTGACCGGCGGACGAGAAAACCCAGTCAGCACCTCGCAACGGCGTAAAAGCATCAGGCAACGACCAGCGAAAGGGTAGTGGGCGCAGCGCGCCGGGTAGGCATTGTTCTTGCGCTATCCTTAGACGAGGAGGTGTTTATTATGGGACGCAGTCGCTATACGATCCGCGAAGAACAAGCTCCCCATTTTCTAACCTGCACGGTGTTGAATTGGATGCCGTTGTTCACGCGCCCGCAAACGGTCGATATTATCCTCAATGCTTTGAGTTATCGACAGGAACATCGCGGCTGGAAGTTGTATGGCTATGTCATCCTGGAAAACCATCTGCATTTGATCGTGCAAGCCGATAGTCTACGCACGGAAGTCGCGCATTTTAAATCCTATACGGCCAGGCAATTGATCGATCATTTACAGTCATGCCGGGCCGAACGTCTGTTAAAGCAGATGGCTTTTTTCCGTAAGGCGCATAAACAAGATGGAGATTATCAATGCTGGGAAGAAGGGTCGCATCCTCAACTGATTCAAAACGAGCAGATGCTGCGGCAAAAGCTGGACTATATCCATTTCAACCCGGTCAAGCGTGGTTATGTCGACGAGCCGGAACATTGGCGTTATTCCAGCGCCAAGGATTATGCGGGGCGGAGTGGTTTGATTTCTGTTTATAAAGAATGGTTGTGAGTTTGGCGCGGCGCGCGGGAACAAGAAAGAATCGACATGTGCAGTGCACCCGCAGGGCATAAATGGGAACAAGAAATCGGTAAGCCTCATGGAAACTTTTTTACTTCCTTATAGCGATTTTTCAAGATAATCTAGCTGAAGATTAAAGATAAGTTTTTACGGATTAATCTATAATTATATGATTTAAAACAATTTATATTGTAATATCAAAGATGTGTGAACAGCAGGATTAAAGAAAATCATCGTTATGCCCTCATTTAACCACCATGATCTAAAGCTACTCAATCCGGCTTTCGATTCGCCGCTGGTGGATGTGTTAACGGAGCTGGAACATTTGCGGCGCTTGCAATTGGGTGGCTCGACACCGCCCCAGGTGTTCTTTCAACTGAAATATATCTTCCACATGCTGGAAAGCTTGGGGTCGGCGCGTATCGAAGGTAATCATACGACCTTGGCTGATTATGTAGAAAGTAAACTAGAAGGCGGCCAGCAGCAACCGTCCGATCAACTGCGGGAAATGAGCAACATCGAGACCGCGATGAGCTTCATTGAAGAGCATTTCAATAGCGGCGATGAACTGACCGAGTATTTCATCCGTGAATTGCACAGCATGACCGTTACCGATCTGGAACGCGAAGGCGATGCTACGCCAGGCGCTTATCGGCATAAACCGGTACAAATTGCCCAATCCGAGCATTTGCCGCCGGAGCCTATTCTAGTGCCGGATTATATGCAGGAACTGGTGGCATTTATCAATACCGATCACCCGCGTAAGTACGACCTCATCAAAGTCGCCTTGGCCCACCATCGATTCGGCTGGATACATCCGTTTGGTAATGGAAATGGTCGGGTCGTTAGGCTTTTGACCTATGCTTTATTGATCAAGTATGGCTTTAACGTTGAAACCGGCGGTCGGGTGCTGAATCCTACAGCGGTGTTTTGTAACGATAGGGATCGGTATTACGCCATGCTGGCCGAAGCCGATAAAGGTGCAAGTGAGGGGTTGGAAAGGTGGTGTATTTATGTGCTGCAAGGCATACTGGATGAGTTGCGTAAAGTCGATAAGTTGGCCGATTTTCATTATTTGAGTAGCAAAATTCTGTCTCCGGCGTTAGCTTATGCGAGGGAACGAGAACTGATCACGGCGATGGAGGAAAAGATTCTGCATATCGCAGCCAAAATTGGAATTGCCAAGGCAGCCGACTTCGAAGCAGCAATGCCAGGAATGACCGCCCCACAGCGTACCTATCAGATCAAGAAACTGGTCGAACGTCACATGTTACAACCCATTAAGGAGGGCGCTCGCCAATATACCATCGGGTTTAGCAGCAGTTATTTGATACGCGGGGTGATTCTGGCGCTGTCGAATGAAGGCTTTATCCCTGCATCACTCAATATCAGCAATTCCTAAAGCAGTTAACATGGATATGTAGCATGAAGATTATCGGCCAACCCGAACGCGTCACCCAGGATCGCATCATCGCCTTGTTCCGCGACGAACTAAGTTATGACTATCTGGGCGACTGGCGTGACCGCGGCGGCAATAGCAATATCGAGGAAGCTTATCTTAGCGCTAACTTGACCATGCGAGGTTATACTCCTGCGCAAATCGCTGTGGCTCTGCATAAGCTGCGCAGCGAGGCCGATAACCATCATCGCGGTCTCTACGGCAACAATCAGGCCGTTTACGATCTGCTTCGCTATGGTGTGCCGGTCAAGACCGAGGCCGACAAAGATACCGAAACCGTGCATCTGATCGACTGGTGGAATCCGGCAGACAACGACTTCGCTATCGCCGAGGAAGTGACCTTGCACGGCAACCACGAACGCCGGCCCGATCTGGTGCTGTATATCAACGGCATCGCCATCGGCGTGTTGGAATTGAAGAACAGCCGGGTCAGCATCGGCGACGGCATTCGCCAGAACCTTTCCAACCAGCAGCCCGAATTCAACGCCCGGTTCTTCAGCACCGTGCAGTTCGTGTTCGCCGGCAACGATTCCGAAGGGTTGCGTTACGGCACGATCGGCACCGAGGAAAAATATTTTCTGACCTGGAAAGAGAATGAGGAGGATAACAGCCGCTTCAAATTGGACAAGTATCTGCTCAAGCTGTGCGACAAGCAGCGTATTGTCGAGCTGATGCACGATTTCATATTGTTCGACGGCGGCGTGAAGAAGCTGCCGCGCGTGCATCAGTATTTCGGCATCAAGGCGGCGCAGCGGCATGTCAAACAACGCAAAGGTGGCATCATCTGGCATACCCAGGGCAGCGGCAAGAGCATCGTGATGGTGTTGCTGGCCAAATGGATTCTGGAGAACAATCCGCATGCTCGCGTCGCGATCGTCACCGACCGCGACGAGCTGGATAAGCAGATCGAGCGGGTCTTCACCGAGGCCGGCGAACCGATCAAACGCTCTAACAGCGGCCAGGATTTGCTGCAACAGCTCGGTCAGGCAACGCCTAGGTTGTTGTGTTCGCTGGTGCATAAATTTGGCAAGAAGGACGTCGACGACTTCGAGCAATTCATCAAAGACCTGGAGGCACAACCCAGCCCGACGGTGGGCGAGCTGTTCGTGTTCGTCGACGAATGCCACCGCACCCAGAGCGGCAAGCTGCACCGGATTATGAAGGCGATGCTGCCCAATGCGGTGTTCATCGGTTTTACCGGCACGCCGTTGTTGAAGAAGGACAAGGCCACCAGTCTGGAGGTATTCGGGGGCTATATCCATACCTACAAATTCGGCGAGGCGGTGGCGGACGGCGTGGTGCTCGATCTGGTATACGAGGCGCGCGACATCGATCAGAAGCTGAGTTCGGTCGACAAGATCGACGCCTGGTTCGAGGCCAAGACCAAGGGCTTGAACGACTGGCAGAAGGACGAGCTGAAAAAGCAATGGGGCACGATGCAGCAGGTGCTCAGTTCGCGCTCGCGCATGGAACGAGTGGTCAGCGACATCATCTTCGATTTTGGCGTCAAGCCGCGCCTGTCCAACGAGCGCGGCAACGCCATCCTGGTGGCGTCGAGTATCTACGAAGCCTGCAAATATTTCACGCTGTTCCAGAAAACGCCATTCAAGGGCCGCTGCGCGGTGGTGACGTCCTACAACCCGATGGCCAAGGATGTCAGCAAGGAAGAAACCGGTGCCAATAGCGAAACCGACAAACAATTCATTTACAACACTTACCTAGAATTGTTACTGGACGTCGAAGCCAGGCCGGGGATGACCAAGACCGAAAGCTACGAGGAGTGGGCGAAGGCGTTGTTCACCAAAGAGCCAGCCAACATGAAACTGCTGGTCGTGGTGGACAAACTGCTGACCGGCTTCGATGCGCCGCCGTGCACTTATCTGTATATCGACAAATCGATGCAGGATCACGGCCTGTTTCAGGCCATTTGCCGCACCAACCGGCTGGACGGCGAGGACAAGGATTTCGGTTACATCGTCGATTACAAGAACCTGTTCGAGAAAGTCGACAACGCCATTTCGGTGTACACCTCCGAGCTCGATCACAGCGACGGCGGCGCCGATCCGGCCATCTTAATGCAGGACCGGCTGAAGAAAGGTAAGGAGCGGTTGGAGCAGGCGCTGGAAACTCTGGCCTTGTTGTGCGAGCCGGTGCAACCGCCCCGAGGCGAGCTGGAGCATATCCATTATTTCTGCGGCAATACCGAGATTCAGTCCGATCTGGAGGAACGCGAGCCGCAACGCACCGCGTTCTACAAGGCGACCGCCTCGCTGGTACGTGCCTATGCCAACATATCCGGCGAGTTGGACACGGCCGGTTACTGTGCTGACGACATTCAACGCATCAAGCAGCGCATCGACCGGTATCTGGCAATCCGCGAGATCATCCGCAAGGCCAGCGGCGAAACGCTGGACCTGAAAGCCTTTGAGGCCGACATGCGGCATCTGATCGATACCTACATTCAGGCCGAGGAACCACGCAAGATTTCCCCGTTCGACGACATCCCGCTGCTGGAATTGGTCGTCAAGACCGGCATCGCCGAGGCCATCAATAAGCAACTGGGCGGGTTGAAAGGCAACAAGAACGCAATTTCGGAGACCATCGAGAACAACGTCCGCCGCAAGATCATCAAGGAACACCTGAACGATCCCGAATTTTACGAGAAGATGTCGGCGCTGCTCGATGAGATCATCGCGCTGCGCAAGGCCAAGGCCATCGAATACGAGGAATTTCTGCAGCGTATCGCCGAACTGGCGAAGAAGGTGCAAGCCGGAAAAGGCGACGATACGCCCCAGAAATTGGATACGCCGGGGAAACGGGCGCTGTACAACAATCTGAAAGTAGCGGCCGGAAAGGTCGAGGAACGCGCTGAATACAATGTTTCCGGCGAAGATTCTCTCGATCCTACGCGCTGCGTAGGATCGAAGCGGATACCGCGCTGCGGTGCAAACGCCGAGGAAGTCGCCGAAGGGGCGAGGGAGATAATCGCAGGGGGTAATGGGCGCAACGCGCCGGATAGGCATTCCCACGCGGCGCGTAGGAACGAGAAAGAATACAATGTCCCCGGGGATTCTGTGCTGAATTTGGCACTGAAGATCGACGAAACGGTCAAGCAGGTGCGGCCCGACGGCTGGCGCGGCGTTCAGGCCCGCGAGCAGGTTATCAAGGCGGCGTTGTACGGCGTGTTGCAGGACGTGGACGAGGTGGAGCGCATCTTCAAGATCATCTTCGAGCATAAAGGCGAGTATTGATGGTCAGCCGGATTGAATTGGGCGATATCGTTGTCGATGTCGTCTTCAAGGACATCAAGAACATCCATCTCGGCGTCTATCCGCCCGACGGTAAGGTGCGGATATCCGCACCCGAGCGCATGAAGCTCGATATGATCCGGGTTTTCGCGATTTCCAAGTTGCCCTGGATCAAGCAGCAACGGCGGAAGTTAATCGAACAGGAACGGGAAACGCCGCGCGAATACTTGAACCGAGAAAGCCATTATCTGTGGGGCAGGCGTTATCTGTTGCGTATCGACTATACCGACGATTTTTTGGGCGTGTTTTTAAGGCATAGCAAGATCGTGGTCAGGGTCAGGCCCGGCAGCGATCGAGAGAATATTCGAAGCGTGCTCGAAGATTGGTACAGGGAAACGTTGAAAGAAGCGGTTAAGTCTTTGCTCGATAAGTGGGAGCCGATTTTAGGTATCAAGGTCGAGCGTTTCTTCGTACAGCGCATGAAAACCAAATGGGGCAGTTGCAATCCGGCCGGTAAAAGCGTTCGGCTCAATACCGAACTGGTCAAGAAACCGCAGGACTGTTTGGAATATATCGTCGTGCATGAAATGCTCCATCTGTTGGAGCCAACGCATAACGATCGTTTCATCGGCTTGATGGATCACTTTATGCCCGATTGGCGCCATCGCCGCGATGAGTTGAATAGGTTGCCGGTTAGGCATGAACGATGGGATTATTGAGCCGGTAAAAATAGGTGTAGCGCGGGGGAAAGAGGAAAGAATACGGAAAAATACTTTATCGATAACGCCCAATGAAGCTTATATCGAGAAATTCCTTATTTTCCATGGGGCGCGGAAACCTTTACCCAGAAATCGCATAGATCGAGTATGATTTAGTACCAATGTACAATATCATCGGTATTAACAATATGTGAGAATGCCTGCCACTATGTAATTAATTGAATAGGTATATTACAGATATACTCAATGTGACGATGTTTTGATCAATCGGATTGTATTTTAGGGTCCACGTCTTTGACGTATTTACCTTCTAATTGAATTAGGGGTTGGAGATGATTACGCTTAATAATGCTTGTTTAATGCTTTTATGGCTAAACTGCCAGCCATTCGACGATACCCGTGTCTATCATGAATGGCCAATATTTCTTCAGGATAAAAACATCGTACAGGTTGAAAACCGGACAGATCCTGCTGAAAAACACGACAAAACAAAATTTTTTTCCAGTAACAATATTTTTACCTTTAACATCGCAAATCTGATTAACAATGTTAAAGCTAAGAATAGTACAAATTTAAAAAATGCAAAGAATCTGGAAGAAATTTATTGTCTCGCTTTGAATATTTATTTCGAAGCCCGGGGAGAGTCCGAATTAGGCCAAAAAGCGGTCGGTCACGTCGTGATGAATCGTGTTGGCGATGCAAAATTTCCCAATTCAATTTGTAGAGTGGTAAAGCAAGGCGGCGAGCGCAAATTAAATCGTTGCCAGTTTTCCTGGTGGTGCGATGGCCGCTCCGACAGGCCGACCAATCTTGCGTCCTGGTATAAAAGCTTTCGCATCGCTCATGAAATATATTCAGGTAAATCCACCGACCCAACGCAAGGTGCGCTCTGGTATCATGCCGAATATGTCAACCCGTATTGGAAAAAGGCTCTGCGGCGTGGACCAAAAATAGGAAGGCATATTTTTTATAAAAATGCTCCGCGCTATTCGAAGGTCGCTCGTAATAATACGAAGCTCGATAATACCTAGGATTCTTAAATTTTTAGTCTTTTTTCTATGATTCTATAAGTTGGGCCGTGGACACTTGGTCTCTCTGCACGCGTGAAAATTTCCCTGTAGACTTGATAACAGCAACGGGCCAGCAGGATAGGTGGAAATGCGGATTTTCGTTTTGTTCCTAGGCGGCGTGCGGGAAAGAAGATAATCAATTACACCAGCTGTCCTTTTCGGTAGTCGCTCATCGCCTGTTCCACTTCCTCGCGGGTATTCATGACGAACGGCCCGTACTGGGCGACCGGCTCCCTGAGCGGACGTCCCGCCAACAGCAGAAAGGCGGCCGACCGATCCGGGGATCGGATTTCTATGGTTTCCCCCGAAGATAGAACCCCTGCCGTATGCGGCTGCAGGGGACGTCTTTGGTTTTGGGCACCGATTTCGACATGTCCTTCATAGGGGTAAACGAAGGCATTGTGTTCCGTGGCGATATCTTGTTTAAACTGCCCGCCGGCCGGCAAACGCACATCCAGAAACAACGGTTCGGTACTGATTCCTTGAATGGGGCCGCCGACGAAGTTGTCGTCGATGATAACGTTGCCGGCGACCACTTTTATTTCGCCGCCGTCGGGTAATCTTACCAGCGGGATTTCTTCCGGCCGGATGTCCCTATAGCCGGCGGGTTTCATCTTCTCCATCGCCGGCAGATTGATCCATAGTTGGAATCCGCGCATGCGACCGCTTTGCTGTTGCGGCATTTCAGAATGAATAACGCCGCGCCCCGCAGTCATCCATTGCGCGCCGCCGGCCTGCAAATCTCCCCGGTTGCCGAGATGGTCTTCGTGCAACATGTGGCCGTCGAGCATGTAGGTGACGGTCTCGAAGCCCCGGTGGGGATGGCTGGGAAAACCTGCGATATAGTCGTCGGCTTGACTGGAAGAAAATTCGTCCAGCATCAGGAAAGGGTCGACGCGCAGGGTTTGGCTTTGTCCCAGGCTACGCAGCAGCTTGACGCCTGCTCCGTCGGAAGTGGCGATCGCTGGAATGACTTGTTGCAGTGTGCGTGTGCTCATGATGCGCTCCGGTGATGGATAGGGACAAGGATAACCGCATTGCCGGTCATTGCGTCACTAACGATAAAATGCGTAAGTGCTTCAAAGTCCGTTTTTGGCTTAACCCCAGGCGGATTCAGGGGGTAGGGTTAATGCCCGATTGATAGATCGCCGCTATGACTTGAAGCAACCACCTGTTCAGGCATGAACGTTGGAGTTATCGACCCTAATGCCGGCAAATAGATTTTGCGAATTAGAGAAGCAGGTCTATTGACAGTCAGTCTTTAGTTTCTATTTAAGGACGCGAGTTTTTGAAAAAAACCGGCTTCACTTCACTCTCTTTGCCCAGGGCAATCCAGCCATAGGCGATGCGATGGATTGTCCAGATGGTTGCGCCGATCAAGACGACGTATCCGATTAGTAAAGGCATGGTTGTCGCACCGATGATGACCGAGAACAAGGCGACCCAGAACGTATTGATTTGCCATCGATAGTGCGACTCGAGCCAGGTGCCTTCGACATGACGGCGGTTCAGGTAGCCGATGACGGCCGCGATAATAAAGGTGATTCCGCCTAACAGAAAAGCGAGGGCCTGTAACAAGTAGATGGTGCTCGCCAGGTTCTTGTAATCGGAATTGCGATCTTCGTGTTGATGATGAGTGGATAATGATTTCATAGCAACCTCCTTTCATTCAGTTTCTAGGACTGAATGAAAGGAGGTTTAGTTGCAATAAATCGTTACAAATTGATTCCAGACTGGGAATCGACCGATGAGCCGGGTAGGCGGAGCGCTAAGATGCCCTATTCGGTTTCGTTATTCCCGGCAGGTTCCGGAGCAAAGGCACCTTGGCTGACGAAATCCTGATAGACGTGTTCGGAAAGGTGTTCCATCGCATTCATGCTGCCCAGCATCGAAAACGGAAAAGCCGGAAAGAACAGCAGCCATCCCACCATGGATTCGGTTTCATTGGCTTTCGCCGTATAGGTTTTGCCGGTTTTGACGTTTTCCAACGTATAGACCAAATCATACTCTTGGTCGACGGTGTAGGGGATAAGCATCAGGGTGAGGCCGCTGATAATCTGCATGGCGGTGCTGGAATCGACGGTATGGCGGCCCGACAGGGTCAAATTGTAATCGGCGTTGCCGGTAAACTCGCCCAGTTTGACGTAGTTTGCTTCCGATATATAGCCGTTGTCCTTCCAGGGTAGTTCGATGACCCGTTCGTTGACCATTCTGCCGTCCTTGTTGCTAGTGATGACTTGCATGACGTCGATGTCGTATTGGTAGTCCGGGCTCACGGTGGTATCTATTTTCGGCGACGCCAATGGTTTTATCGGTTCCAGCTCGGAAAGCTTGTCACCGGAAAAGGTCATGCACCCGGTCATTGTCGCCATTAATGTTCCAAATCCACATAACTTTATAATTTTAGGCGGCCTCAAAAATAACGTTATGCGCATTTGGTCATCCAATATTTTCAATAAGTTACACATCATAATAGCCAAATTTTGAATTATTCGAGGCTGCCTTTATTCATTTGTTGTCCTTGTAGTGTAAATCACGTTACAGCCTTCGCTCTGCTTGCGGGCTTACCCTAAGCAATTTGCCTAATGGCTTAGGGCGTGGCAACTATACTTCAAGCCCGGCGATTTCGCACCATTTACCGATTCAACGCGGCTTGTCACGGTCCGGACATGCATTGCGCCAATGCTTAAAGGGCGAGCAAGAAATGAGAGACATCGGTCAGCCGAAACAACTTAACGATAATCGACGGTATTTATTTCCGGCCGATAATGTTGTTTTAGATAATTTCGTAGTCCGTTGATGGTGTTGGGCGCCCATTGACGATTAACCAGGTTGACCAACCAAACTGGCAGCGCGCCTTTGGGGTCGGCCAGCATCATGATTTCCAAGGCCGTTTTGTTTGCCGCGAGCGCCCTTAATTTTAGGTAACTTTTTAGTAAATGTCCCCTGACGATATTGGGCCGGATAGGCTTTTGCTCATGTTCTACCGATGCGAGATCGAAGATTATTTGTTGTCGGTCGTCTGAGAGTCGGGTGGTGATTTTGAAAACGAAATCACGGTCGTTGAGGGACCAGGGAAGATGTTGCCGATTGTAATCGATGCGAGTAGTCGGTCCCAGTATTTCGACGATATCGGCTTCGACCATGCCATTGATCCATTGGTCGGCCTTTTCGATGTCGGAAAGGACCGAGATAATGTCGGTCATCGAATGATGCAAAATGTCCACGCCTTTGAAAGCGACCAAGTCGAGTCCCTCGACGCGGCCGGCATACACCTTGACGTTGGAGCCCACGTCGATTTCCGACCAGTCGATTTGGTAAGCAGATGCGTCGAAACTGAGGGTCGCGGATAGCACGAGTTGAATGAATCTGATTGGCATGGGCATGACACTAGGTATGTTGAAACAAGACTATATCCGTTGCCGGTATCCAGTCAATAACCCTGAATTTTACGGGTCTCTTTTTCGGTCGCCGAAAGCAAAGCGGCGGAATGCAAGTATTCCGCCGCACTATGATGCAATGCCGAGATAGGTTAGAACGGCGTGCAAAGCTCGCCGACAACGGCCAGTTCGATACAGGCTTTCGGCACGGGATCGAATGTGACGTTGCCGCCGACCAGGTTCCTGTCGTTGACGATCATCGATACCTCGCCGTGCAAGCCGCTGTTGTTTAAAGACAGCAACAGATCGGT
Proteins encoded in this region:
- a CDS encoding START domain-containing protein, whose translation is MPIRFIQLVLSATLSFDASAYQIDWSEIDVGSNVKVYAGRVEGLDLVAFKGVDILHHSMTDIISVLSDIEKADQWINGMVEADIVEILGPTTRIDYNRQHLPWSLNDRDFVFKITTRLSDDRQQIIFDLASVEHEQKPIRPNIVRGHLLKSYLKLRALAANKTALEIMMLADPKGALPVWLVNLVNRQWAPNTINGLRNYLKQHYRPEINTVDYR